A window of the Nitrospirota bacterium genome harbors these coding sequences:
- the recN gene encoding DNA repair protein RecN, which yields MLAELRIVNFALIEQLSLQFESGFTVLTGETGAGKSLLIDAIALLVGGRASTDQIRSGEDEAYLEAAFHLPETHPLLHHLRQHELIGQDESQLILRRVLSRSGRHRVYVNGSLCPLRVLEELGGTLVDIHGQHEQQSLLAAPKQLDALDAFGCLFELRGRYEEVYQGWKDLRMQLAELESNLADRARREELLRFQVQEIQQAGLLPDEEERLRQEQQRLVHVYRLRELAHEAHLELQADEQAILTRLGRIGRTLSELSQTDPAMSDCAQVASESTIQLKELAGRLRDYAQQLEADPDRQAVVEDRLDLIQRLKKKYGGSVEAIMAMGRALQEELLVFDNREARAAELTARFVEEGRRISTLAEQLSRERIVAAKRMTTLVEAELATLKMEQAIFQVSVSSGELTEELGPAGWNRVEFLLSSNPGESPRALSRVASGGELSRIMLALKTVLAEMDQVPVLVFDEIDTGVGGAVAAAMGTRLRKLGTYHQVFCITHLPQVASQAEHHLLVEKGVEGQRASTSVRLLKGIGREEEIARMLGGLTVTKKVRETAAELIAGAKGKQPE from the coding sequence ATGCTCGCCGAGCTGCGCATCGTCAATTTCGCCCTGATTGAGCAGCTTAGCCTACAATTTGAGTCTGGGTTCACGGTCCTGACCGGGGAGACAGGAGCCGGAAAATCCCTGCTCATCGATGCGATTGCCCTGTTGGTCGGTGGACGGGCCTCGACCGATCAAATCCGTTCTGGGGAAGATGAGGCCTATCTGGAAGCAGCCTTCCACCTCCCAGAAACCCATCCGCTCCTTCATCACCTCCGGCAACATGAACTCATTGGTCAAGATGAATCTCAGCTGATACTTCGACGTGTGTTGTCCCGATCGGGTCGCCACCGGGTGTACGTCAACGGCAGCCTATGCCCCCTGCGCGTCCTTGAAGAACTGGGGGGCACGCTGGTCGACATTCATGGCCAGCACGAACAACAATCACTCCTGGCTGCTCCCAAACAATTAGACGCTCTCGATGCATTCGGCTGCCTGTTCGAACTACGAGGAAGATATGAGGAGGTCTATCAGGGATGGAAGGATCTCCGCATGCAGCTGGCTGAGTTGGAGAGCAACCTCGCTGACCGTGCAAGGCGTGAGGAGCTTTTACGATTCCAGGTTCAGGAAATTCAACAGGCTGGCCTGTTGCCTGATGAAGAAGAGCGGCTCCGACAGGAGCAGCAGCGACTGGTCCATGTGTATCGGCTGAGGGAGCTCGCCCACGAGGCACATCTCGAGTTGCAAGCGGACGAACAGGCTATCCTCACAAGGTTGGGGCGGATTGGACGAACCCTTTCAGAGTTGTCCCAAACCGATCCGGCAATGAGTGATTGTGCGCAGGTTGCCTCGGAGTCGACGATCCAACTAAAAGAACTTGCAGGGAGGCTGCGTGACTACGCTCAACAGTTAGAAGCAGACCCAGATCGGCAGGCTGTCGTGGAGGATCGACTCGACCTGATCCAACGGTTGAAGAAAAAATATGGAGGGTCGGTAGAAGCCATAATGGCAATGGGCAGAGCCCTGCAAGAGGAACTTCTAGTCTTCGATAATCGTGAAGCGAGAGCTGCCGAATTGACTGCCCGGTTTGTTGAAGAGGGCCGCCGCATTAGTACGCTGGCAGAGCAACTGTCCCGAGAGCGAATTGTCGCGGCCAAGCGAATGACGACGCTTGTGGAAGCGGAGTTGGCCACCTTGAAAATGGAGCAGGCGATTTTCCAGGTCTCGGTCTCCAGCGGTGAGTTAACCGAGGAGCTTGGACCGGCAGGGTGGAATCGGGTGGAGTTCCTTCTCTCAAGCAATCCAGGTGAGTCACCGAGAGCGTTAAGCCGGGTGGCGTCAGGCGGAGAACTTTCGCGTATTATGTTGGCGCTCAAGACTGTGTTAGCCGAGATGGACCAGGTTCCAGTCTTGGTATTTGACGAAATCGATACGGGAGTCGGTGGGGCGGTCGCGGCGGCGATGGGGACGAGACTGCGCAAACTTGGAACGTACCATCAAGTGTTTTGCATCACCCATCTTCCTCAGGTTGCGTCTCAAGCGGAGCACCATCTGCTTGTGGAGAAAGGCGTGGAGGGCCAACGGGCGTCCACGTCCGTCAGGTTGTTGAAAGGCATCGGGCGGGAAGAGGAGATCGCCCGCATGCTGGGCGGTCTGACCGTGACAAAGAAAGTACGAGAAACAGCAGCGGAACTTATCGCAGGGGCAAAGGGCAAGCAGCCTGAATAA
- the trxA gene encoding thioredoxin — MAGDALKVEDATWDAEVMKASELVMVDFWAVWCGPCQMVAPIIEELGKEYAGKMKVRKLNTDENPEVAGRYQVMSIPTILFFKNGQVVEKLVGARPKRQFKEMIDSLLAQPAGSA; from the coding sequence GTGGCTGGTGATGCACTGAAGGTTGAAGATGCAACGTGGGATGCAGAGGTCATGAAGGCGTCCGAACTTGTGATGGTAGACTTTTGGGCTGTTTGGTGCGGCCCTTGCCAGATGGTCGCTCCAATCATTGAAGAACTAGGTAAAGAATATGCAGGAAAGATGAAAGTACGGAAACTGAACACCGATGAAAACCCGGAAGTCGCTGGCCGCTATCAAGTCATGAGTATCCCGACGATTTTGTTTTTCAAGAACGGGCAAGTCGTTGAGAAACTCGTTGGGGCCAGGCCCAAGCGGCAGTTCAAGGAAATGATTGATTCACTGCTGGCGCAACCAGCCGGGTCAGCCTAG
- a CDS encoding sigma-54-dependent Fis family transcriptional regulator → MKKRVLMIDDEARVRASLKAVLEPTYETIQAADAQEGLDLFRKEAPHLVLLDVILPGTDGLSILQTIRAESRPAPVIMLTGTKSVKTAVDAMKFGAADYVSKPFDVEELRIIVERALNDQELQQEVKQLRAQVVRRYAFHNLIGKSPSMQDIYTKIEQVADSRTTVLIAGESGTGKELVAKALHYNSSRRERPFIALNCAAIPETLIESELFGHEKGSFTDATARRVGQFELANTGTLFLDEIGDLSAMTQAKLLRILQEREFTRVGGVQAIKVDVRIVAATNKNLEELVRKGQFREDLYYRINVIALYLPPLRERGEDISLLAKHFLAKRTEEDNRPPQEFSKDAVDLLSRYPWPGNVREMENIVEQAFIWSKGSDTITPEHLPTILKNDSRSSSLRDDTLAGRLSLEKAVMEFEREIILDALKRTDYVQTHAANLLGISRRMLKYRMDTLGIGRPDQEVSTRPQAVVQE, encoded by the coding sequence ATGAAAAAAAGAGTGCTGATGATCGACGATGAAGCCCGCGTGAGAGCCTCATTGAAAGCGGTGCTGGAGCCGACGTACGAAACGATCCAAGCCGCGGATGCCCAGGAGGGCCTTGACCTGTTTCGCAAAGAGGCCCCTCATCTGGTTCTTCTGGACGTGATCCTCCCTGGCACCGACGGGCTGTCTATTCTGCAAACCATCCGTGCCGAAAGCCGGCCGGCACCGGTTATCATGCTGACAGGAACAAAATCGGTCAAGACCGCTGTCGATGCGATGAAGTTCGGCGCGGCTGATTATGTCTCAAAGCCCTTCGATGTGGAGGAACTTCGTATTATCGTCGAGCGTGCGCTGAATGACCAGGAACTCCAACAGGAGGTCAAACAGCTACGCGCGCAAGTCGTGCGGCGCTACGCCTTTCACAACCTGATCGGCAAGAGCCCGTCGATGCAGGATATCTATACCAAGATCGAACAGGTCGCCGATAGCCGCACGACTGTCCTGATTGCCGGCGAGAGCGGCACAGGAAAGGAGCTGGTTGCCAAGGCACTCCATTATAATAGCAGTCGGCGCGAGCGGCCCTTCATCGCGTTGAACTGTGCGGCCATTCCAGAAACGCTCATTGAGAGTGAGCTGTTCGGACATGAGAAAGGCTCGTTTACGGATGCCACGGCCCGCCGAGTCGGGCAATTTGAACTCGCCAATACCGGCACACTCTTTCTCGACGAAATCGGCGACCTCAGCGCCATGACGCAAGCCAAGCTCCTGCGCATTTTACAGGAACGAGAATTCACCAGAGTCGGCGGAGTGCAAGCCATCAAGGTGGATGTCCGCATCGTGGCTGCTACGAACAAGAACCTAGAGGAACTCGTTCGCAAAGGACAATTCCGCGAAGATCTCTACTACCGCATCAACGTTATCGCACTCTATTTGCCCCCCCTGAGGGAGCGTGGTGAAGACATTTCACTACTGGCAAAACATTTTCTAGCCAAACGGACCGAGGAAGACAATCGGCCCCCGCAAGAGTTCTCCAAAGATGCCGTTGATCTTCTGTCCCGCTATCCCTGGCCAGGCAATGTGAGAGAGATGGAGAACATCGTCGAGCAAGCCTTCATTTGGTCCAAGGGGTCAGACACCATTACGCCCGAACATCTCCCGACCATTCTCAAAAACGACTCTCGATCCTCTTCACTCCGGGACGACACCCTTGCCGGTCGACTGTCGCTCGAAAAAGCCGTCATGGAATTCGAGAGGGAAATTATTCTCGATGCCCTCAAGCGAACAGACTATGTTCAAACCCATGCCGCCAACCTGCTGGGAATCAGCCGCCGGATGCTCAAGTACCGCATGGATACGCTGGGAATCGGCCGACCCGACCAGGAAGTCAGCACCCGACCTCAGGCTGTCGTGCAGGAATAG
- a CDS encoding response regulator, with protein MSTPLTPEQEKMKPALLVIDDEAGPRDALQVILRPFFNVQTAESARAAIDLLSSQRIDIITLDQKLPDRQGIDLLQDIKQRHAGIEVIIITGYGSLKAAMEGIRYGAAGYLLKPFNVTELLSLVNQTLEKKQRLDFLRNFIGTSTGLWGSETECAQAWKELLAGYHSIGKSASDDAAHTEENPDLLPLFSDLLEAKDRQLLNHCSRVSFYATLLANRMDLTVAEQKSLALGAFLHDIGKVGPEPYQFADDEITTTGKSSGQRRHPEQGARLVSPLRLPAEVGQIIAYHHERWDGTGYPLGLHENGIPRLARIVCLAQTFDHLTAELPGRTPLSIDNACQRMFSYSGTHFEPKLTELFAQVIQECKASLPAMAMVTTLADRSDS; from the coding sequence ATGAGCACACCCCTGACTCCTGAACAAGAAAAGATGAAACCAGCCCTGCTCGTTATTGATGACGAGGCAGGACCACGTGATGCCCTCCAAGTCATTCTTCGCCCGTTTTTCAATGTTCAGACTGCTGAATCAGCCAGGGCAGCGATTGACCTGTTGAGCTCTCAGCGGATCGACATCATCACCCTTGATCAGAAGCTTCCAGACCGCCAGGGGATAGATCTCCTCCAGGATATCAAGCAACGCCACGCCGGCATCGAGGTCATTATCATCACGGGTTACGGGAGCTTGAAGGCCGCCATGGAAGGGATACGCTATGGCGCCGCCGGCTACCTGCTCAAACCTTTCAACGTCACGGAATTGCTTTCACTTGTTAACCAGACACTCGAAAAGAAACAACGGCTGGATTTCCTCAGAAACTTCATTGGAACATCGACCGGTCTCTGGGGATCGGAAACAGAATGCGCGCAAGCATGGAAGGAATTGCTCGCAGGGTATCATTCGATCGGAAAATCCGCATCAGACGATGCAGCCCACACTGAAGAGAACCCTGACCTTCTCCCCCTGTTCTCCGACTTACTTGAAGCAAAGGATCGCCAGTTGCTCAACCATTGCAGCCGAGTCAGTTTCTATGCCACACTCCTGGCCAACCGCATGGACCTGACCGTCGCTGAGCAGAAATCGTTGGCGCTCGGAGCGTTCCTGCACGACATCGGCAAGGTTGGGCCTGAACCCTATCAATTCGCCGACGATGAAATCACCACCACCGGCAAATCATCCGGCCAGCGCCGCCACCCGGAGCAGGGTGCGAGACTCGTATCACCTCTGAGGCTTCCGGCCGAGGTGGGCCAGATTATTGCCTATCACCATGAACGGTGGGATGGCACAGGCTACCCTCTTGGGCTTCACGAAAACGGAATTCCACGGTTGGCTCGGATCGTCTGCCTAGCCCAGACATTCGACCATCTGACCGCAGAGCTTCCAGGCCGAACACCTCTCTCGATCGATAATGCCTGCCAACGAATGTTCTCCTACTCCGGCACCCACTTTGAACCGAAGTTAACTGAACTCTTCGCGCAAGTGATCCAGGAATGCAAAGCATCCCTTCCTGCTATGGCAATGGTCACCACTCTTGCCGACCGATCGGACTCTTAG
- a CDS encoding bifunctional folylpolyglutamate synthase/dihydrofolate synthase, translating into MTYSSAVTYLYSLQKHGIKLGLATMKELMVRLGMPQTRYRALHIAGTNGKGSTAAIVAAVLQAAGYRVGLYTSPHLVEFRERIRVNGDMIDESQVALLTEQLKTLCGEELSPTFFEYTTAMAFQHFADSGVDVAVIEVGLGGRFDATNIVMPMASAVTTIAFDHQEYLGSTLASIAFEKAGVIKSGVPVVVGRLEDEAWRTIEKVAREREAPLVRLDEEFRTEGETPRRFSYRGLGMQYDGLNCALEGRHQLDNAACALALLEAAAPQGILVTEEAVRSGLGLVDWAGRLEVVDRRPTILLDGAHNPAAAKALADYLLRSDRFRLFRPVVLVLGMMRDKNHRGFVEPLRDLVDEVVLTQSDLPRAATAQELRTSTGGLLPHPYVVPSVTDAMALANQLATPDGLVCVTGSLMLVGECKAWFRGCGLSPLRG; encoded by the coding sequence CCACAGACCCGATACCGTGCGCTGCACATCGCCGGGACAAATGGGAAAGGGTCTACTGCGGCCATAGTTGCTGCTGTGTTGCAGGCCGCTGGGTATCGAGTGGGGCTCTATACCTCGCCTCATCTGGTGGAGTTCCGAGAACGAATCCGTGTGAATGGCGACATGATTGATGAATCTCAGGTGGCTCTCTTGACCGAACAACTGAAGACCCTCTGTGGTGAGGAGCTGTCGCCGACATTTTTCGAATACACAACGGCGATGGCGTTTCAGCATTTTGCCGATTCAGGGGTCGACGTGGCAGTGATAGAGGTCGGTTTGGGGGGACGATTTGATGCGACCAACATCGTCATGCCCATGGCCTCTGCAGTCACGACGATTGCCTTCGACCATCAGGAATATTTGGGCAGTACGCTCGCATCGATCGCCTTCGAGAAGGCCGGTGTCATCAAGTCCGGGGTACCGGTGGTGGTGGGCCGGCTCGAAGATGAGGCATGGCGGACTATCGAAAAGGTGGCGAGGGAGAGAGAGGCCCCGCTGGTTCGTCTGGATGAAGAGTTTCGCACAGAAGGAGAGACCCCCAGGCGATTTTCCTATCGTGGTCTTGGCATGCAATATGATGGATTAAATTGTGCCCTGGAGGGCCGCCATCAGCTTGATAATGCCGCCTGTGCGCTGGCGCTGTTGGAAGCGGCAGCACCCCAAGGGATTCTTGTCACAGAAGAGGCGGTACGATCGGGCTTGGGTCTGGTCGATTGGGCAGGGCGATTGGAAGTTGTCGATCGGCGGCCGACGATCCTGCTGGATGGCGCGCACAATCCTGCCGCGGCTAAGGCTTTGGCCGACTACCTCCTGCGCTCTGACCGGTTCCGTCTGTTCCGCCCTGTAGTGCTTGTGTTGGGAATGATGCGGGACAAGAACCATCGAGGCTTTGTCGAACCGCTCAGGGATCTTGTCGATGAGGTAGTATTGACGCAGTCGGATCTCCCACGCGCTGCAACTGCTCAGGAACTTCGAACCTCAACTGGGGGGCTGCTGCCTCACCCGTATGTAGTGCCGTCGGTGACTGATGCGATGGCGCTTGCCAATCAGCTAGCCACGCCTGACGGTTTGGTCTGTGTCACGGGCTCGCTCATGCTTGTCGGAGAGTGTAAGGCATGGTTTCGTGGCTGTGGGCTCTCGCCGCTTCGTGGCTGA
- a CDS encoding LPS-assembly protein LptD, producing the protein MAVGSRRFVADMAGIAMRLGMCLVGWLMLGILFPLAGGAEGNGGSSSATTTSAGAPPLDITAERIDYLQEQEIYEADGSVMVTQGTLRLTADHITIQALPGILIATGHVRLTDPKADLVTERLELNVNTEAGVVTHGRVYLKPTNTSVEGGLLQRFSEEHYRVKAGRFTNCDAQKGETPAWRFTFKDLDLKVGDSVAFTGAWFCVNDVPVIPIPTLTYPLSKRQTGFLIPTVGYNNRFGMHAQESFFWAINPSQDLTASPFYYSKLGYGSDFKYRYVLDRQSRGQWLVTALQQTELPDVAGVDPTGQDAKQTRALITGTHTQQFTPDLSLRAKAFYVTDASFLQQLSNSGVARAAPSVESNLLANQRLAYGNTYLLGQYLLPLQSGGADTFQRLPEVGYSLPNSSLFNSPILLGAETNFVNFYREQGFTQNRIDILPGLSTGVLNFGHIVGLTPQVKLREVYYTHGVQNSESQHRETFWAGLDATSKLSRRFGMSEGNTLLHTMEPSVIYEYVPPTTQEKITQIDQVDNLPKKNLVTYMLRNRLLEQEGNRSFNWLDLTLAQSWQVGGVQTQARNFTPGVNPTFGNAEQPLQPATTAVEGKKFSDLWLRAVIGNTAPQFTQSQSESAAPGQGVGGGLGQPPAINQYLTIDAFFDPYRSSVSQFNTDFRVQQSNYWYLQVGQRFTQEGNRAQRGDLWNPISFSQVYAPSDEIEFVTATGAFRTPWGWTVGAKGYYDVKNGRSPEYDIVGLYQNPCKCWSLGLFYVQFPDRTQYFFMLSLTGIGWTDSYGTAVVRSILSPLLIGEKGLPWASPGGPYGSPQTGMPQPGMDGTGR; encoded by the coding sequence GTGGCTGTGGGCTCTCGCCGCTTCGTGGCTGATATGGCAGGCATCGCGATGCGGCTGGGGATGTGTCTGGTCGGTTGGCTGATGCTGGGGATCCTCTTTCCACTTGCAGGGGGTGCCGAAGGGAATGGGGGAAGTTCCTCAGCGACGACGACCTCCGCTGGTGCGCCACCGCTCGATATCACGGCAGAAAGAATTGATTATCTCCAGGAACAAGAAATCTATGAAGCCGATGGCTCAGTCATGGTCACCCAGGGCACCTTGCGGCTGACGGCCGATCACATAACGATCCAGGCTTTGCCGGGCATTTTGATTGCCACGGGCCACGTTCGACTTACTGATCCCAAAGCTGATCTCGTGACCGAACGGTTGGAACTCAACGTAAATACCGAGGCCGGGGTGGTCACACACGGACGAGTGTATCTCAAGCCCACAAATACTTCGGTGGAGGGGGGGCTCCTGCAGCGGTTTTCCGAAGAGCACTATCGGGTAAAGGCGGGCCGCTTTACGAACTGCGATGCGCAGAAGGGTGAGACCCCGGCATGGCGGTTTACATTCAAGGATCTTGACCTCAAGGTCGGCGACAGTGTGGCGTTTACCGGTGCATGGTTTTGTGTGAATGATGTCCCGGTGATCCCTATTCCCACGTTGACATATCCGCTCTCGAAGCGACAAACAGGGTTTCTCATTCCTACTGTCGGGTACAACAATCGTTTCGGGATGCACGCCCAAGAAAGCTTTTTTTGGGCCATTAATCCTAGTCAGGACCTGACGGCCTCCCCGTTCTACTACTCGAAACTCGGGTATGGCAGCGATTTCAAGTATCGGTATGTGTTGGACCGGCAATCTCGCGGGCAGTGGCTCGTCACTGCTTTACAGCAGACAGAGCTTCCGGATGTGGCCGGCGTGGATCCGACGGGACAGGATGCGAAGCAGACTCGGGCTCTGATCACCGGGACCCATACACAGCAATTTACGCCGGACTTGTCGCTGCGAGCGAAAGCGTTCTATGTAACGGACGCAAGCTTTCTCCAGCAATTGAGCAACTCGGGAGTCGCGCGGGCAGCTCCCAGCGTCGAATCGAATCTCTTGGCGAACCAGCGGCTGGCCTACGGAAACACATATCTGCTCGGTCAATACCTGCTACCGTTGCAATCAGGAGGAGCGGATACGTTTCAGCGTCTGCCGGAAGTCGGCTACAGTCTCCCGAACAGCTCCTTGTTCAATTCGCCGATTTTGCTGGGTGCGGAAACAAATTTTGTGAACTTCTATCGTGAACAGGGATTTACCCAGAATCGAATCGACATTCTACCGGGATTGTCGACAGGTGTCCTGAATTTCGGCCACATCGTGGGTCTGACTCCTCAGGTCAAGCTGCGCGAGGTCTACTACACGCACGGGGTACAGAATTCTGAAAGCCAGCACCGAGAGACTTTTTGGGCGGGGCTAGATGCGACATCGAAGCTGAGCCGCCGCTTCGGAATGAGCGAGGGCAATACCTTGCTGCACACCATGGAGCCTAGCGTCATCTATGAATATGTCCCGCCGACCACTCAGGAGAAAATTACTCAGATCGATCAGGTCGACAATCTACCGAAGAAAAATCTGGTGACCTATATGCTCCGCAATCGGCTGTTGGAGCAAGAAGGAAACCGCAGCTTTAATTGGCTCGATCTCACGCTGGCTCAGAGCTGGCAGGTCGGGGGCGTGCAGACGCAGGCACGCAATTTCACACCTGGAGTGAATCCCACCTTCGGAAACGCGGAACAGCCGTTACAGCCGGCGACTACGGCGGTCGAGGGGAAGAAATTTTCTGATCTTTGGCTGCGGGCGGTGATCGGCAACACGGCTCCTCAGTTCACTCAGTCTCAGTCGGAGAGTGCCGCGCCTGGCCAAGGTGTTGGGGGTGGTCTCGGTCAGCCGCCTGCCATTAACCAGTATCTGACCATCGATGCGTTTTTCGATCCTTACCGGTCGTCAGTGAGCCAATTCAATACCGATTTTCGGGTTCAGCAGTCCAACTACTGGTATCTCCAAGTGGGGCAGCGTTTCACGCAGGAAGGTAATCGTGCACAGCGTGGAGACCTGTGGAATCCCATTTCATTTAGTCAGGTCTACGCCCCAAGCGACGAGATTGAATTTGTCACAGCGACAGGAGCGTTTCGCACTCCCTGGGGCTGGACGGTCGGCGCGAAGGGCTATTACGATGTGAAAAACGGCAGAAGCCCGGAGTACGACATCGTCGGCCTCTATCAAAACCCATGCAAGTGCTGGTCGCTGGGGCTCTTTTATGTGCAGTTTCCCGATCGCACTCAGTACTTCTTCATGTTGAGCCTGACCGGGATCGGCTGGACGGACAGCTACGGCACAGCCGTGGTTCGAAGTATCCTCAGTCCACTGCTGATCGGTGAGAAGGGTCTACCGTGGGCGTCGCCTGGAGGGCCGTATGGGAGCCCACAGACAGGGATGCCCCAACCCGGAATGGATGGGACTGGTCGATGA